Genomic segment of Harmonia axyridis chromosome 6, icHarAxyr1.1, whole genome shotgun sequence:
accctctagctacactagtgCCACCAATTTAGGACAGTTCAACGGATACTTTTGAAATAGAAAGATTATTTTTACCCTTTATTAGAAAAACAATCATAAACttacttttttcatttcatttattggTGAACGAAGCAGAACAATACAATAGATGGTAAAGGGAAcagtatttcttttgaccttAGAAATCTTCTGTTGAATTTAAATGCTACACCCAAAAAcgaattcaataaatataaagcaaatatttaaatttagaaaattttatttgaacagGATAACTATGTTCAATATTACTCAATGTATAGTTTTTACTCGTTTTAGTTCAAtgtttaaaattattatcaaatgaACGTATAAAttaaagagaagaagaagaattattttttattatttaatttgcgAGATCAACAAGTTTTTGCGATACTTATTAATTCACGATTTTTTCCTCTGTTGGCTTcttgatgaattttatttattaaaaaagatattattataaaatatgatttgatattttacaaaatgaaaataaggtAACTAGTGATAAACGATTGTGAATGCCAATTTTGTACATTAGATCGTTCGCTGTTAATAACTGGCAAATAACTTTGTATTGAAATCCCCTCAACATTTTAATGAAACTTTTGAATAaactttttaattgaaaattttaaacaaaaaaaaaagaattatttgtttttgcttGTTTTATCTTAATGTTTGTAATTATTATCAAATGAACGTATAAAttaaagaaaagaagaagaattattcTCCTCTATAATGAGAACTTCAGCAATGTACCATACCCTGTTCAAAATTACTACACTCATTAATAGTTCTGTTAGTGTTAATAGTTGAGTTACTATTGGTACTGTGTATACATACTTATTATTGCTGTTATATTCAAAATGGCTACTTTGTGGGGATTGTATCTAGACTGTGTGAAAAGGTAATAATTtgatattaattttctttttatatttttgataatgcTTTACTTTATGAAAGTAGAATTATTGTAGAAGAATTTCTTTTCAACTTATATGTTTTCGTTACCTTACATccttacaataataataaaatttaatttgcgagatcaaaaagtttttcgatactTATTAATTCACGATTTTTTCCTCTGTTGGCTTcttgatgaattttatttattataaaatatgatgatattttacaaaatgaaacTAAGGTAACTAGTGATAAACGATTGTGAATGCCCATTTTGTACATTAGATCGTTCGCTGTTAATTACCGGAAAATTACTTTGTATTGAAATCCTCTCaacattttaatgaaaaactaataaaaaatactttgaaaaatcgaaatttttacTTAAATACTCCATAATTAATGTCTTAAATGTTATAAAtgtattttatatgaattttatatgcttaataattgttgttttttttattcttctagAGGCATGACATTCAAAGAGAATTGTACGATCTGTTTAGCTCAATTCAATGGACACCTATCTTTGACAAAATGCTGTCACGTGTATCATAGAAGGTGCTTGCGAAAGTGGGTTCGCAGATCTCATGGGTCGTCCTGTCCTATATGCAGAGAACCTCTAAAAATGAATTCCTCGTTATGTGAAGAACCTTCAAATGACTCCAATGTATATGAATTGGATGTGGGTAATGCAGACGAAGCGAGCAATGACGAAGACACAGACGACGAAGACATCGACTACGAAGACACCGACTACGAAGACACATCCGAAGAAGACACATCCGACGAAGACACATCCGACGAAGACACATCCGACGAAGACACAGACGAGGAAGACACCGATGCCGTCGAAGACGATCGAGACGCTGTCACCGAGGCTAAGATCGGTCAAGAAGCTGATCAAGAGGCTAACATTGACAACGATGCCGTCGAAGACTATCGAGAAGCTGTCACCGAGGCTAACATTGATCAAGAAGCCGACCAAGAGGCTAACATTAATCAAGAAGCCGATCAAGAGGCTAACATTGATCAAGAAGCTGATCAAGAGGCTAACGATGATGAAGAGTCTGATATATTTGAAGACAGTGAAGACGATGATatcaatttaataataattattattaataatagatTATTGGCCACTCGTCGACGAAGCCGAAGTCATTGCTGATATGGTCAGCGAAGATTACATGGACCGATATGAAATCAGTGAAAATGATGTGTGGTAAATTAGAAATCGAAATATAAATTGTTACTATTtgtgtttatttattttgtttattttgtttgtatatttcgtatgattaaattatttatttatatatgagTTTTTTTCCTCCCTTTCCTCAGACTATTAGCCAGCATAAAATTAAATAGAAATGTAAGTGTTACCATCATCTTCAGAAGaaagaaaatatagaagtgccttatagcatttgttgacatcgctataatatttttttttacaaatacgTATAATgaactgcgttgccattctgaggaagaagtaaactttcctccgttctgtggcatagatgttttgcgaatattctgtaGATTTGGCAACAccgttctgttgttgttattgcatgTCACATCTAGAAGTACATTAAGTGTTAACTTTATTTtacttttaataataataataatgtttattgactAAATCCTACATAATGTCAGGTAAGTCAAAAGGAATAGAGTTCGGCCAAAGCCGATCTTCCACTCTTccttatatgaaaaaattgcaCATAAATAATCTGAGTTGATAGTAGCAAAATacataaaaatacaaaataacctatttcatacaataagtccTATTACATACAATGAGCACGCAAAAACACTAAAAACCttcaatgaaaaatcaaaataaatcacaatattCTCTTCGTTTGTAATCAGCGTTATTTTATACAAgcttgtgaattttaagttacatattgttaatctTAATCATAGTaaaactcgaaaaacatgtatagtatgtaaaaaattcggaaatgaaaacctaacctaaaatAGGCAagtcacgttttgagtccataggcgtagtaTTTgcgagatatcgaaaacttaattcaatgctaacatttgtaggtttccttcattacttcttaaagaaaaaaatgaaactagctagttttcattttgaactatgataatttatttatattttgtattcaagttcaatatcgatttttgaaatattaatccTTATTAAAGAAcaattgactacgccactgaaatgtttactgTACCTGTAGTTGTAAATTTTGCAGGTTTTTTGTtctcctatctcactttatcatcatactgttgcaattgattacaatacaacgctatttattTTTGAGGGCACCTTAATCTTTTCATTCCTGAGCATGAGGAAATGTCATTCCTACAATTAATTAGGTATGAAAAATTGATACGATaaagcaaaaaataaaaaaaaaacaggaaatTCCTCGAAATAATTCACATTAAACAAAATCAGAATTCGATCAATGATCATTTAAAAAGGGTTCTACGGGAAACGTTTGTATAATTGTGACTGTGATAAGAATCAGAAGTTTGTAGTAAACAACAtacattataaataataaaatatctaacaaattcaattaaagaaattaacaGGATTAATGAGTTCAACacataaaaattgataagtcaAATTTTCTATTACAGTTCGCTCGATAGGAGAAAAAGAAAagcctttttttcttttctgtacgtttttttcgaaaattgaagaGAATTTACAAGCCTCTGGCTAAacatatgaagaagaagaatttcaatgtttaaaattattatcaaatgaTGGTAGAAAttaaagaaaagaagaagaaaaagtaacCTCTTCTATGCTGATATCTTTAACAATGTGCAGACCCTGTTAGTTAGTTAGTAGCAAAATTACTATACACATAACTAGTTGTGGTAGTGTCAATAGATGtgttaatatttctatttcatATACACTTTGTATTCTTTTATTTAATCAGGATGTCTTTGCTGGAATTGTTAATGGACTGCAAGGAAAGGTAAGAATTcgatattaattttcttttatatttttgataatgcCTTAGAATAACATAATGATATCTTTAGTTTTTGGAGGTAgaattgtagaattttttttttttacttttataTGTTTTCGTTGCCTTACAATAATAGTAACATCCAGTTTTGagataaaaaagtttttttttgttacttatTAATTCATTATGTTTTTTCTCTTCTGTAAATTTGgcattttgatgaatttcattAGTGAGTGCCCATTTTTCGTATTATTCGTTGTAACtattgattgataattgaattgaatcatCTTTAACAATGagattaaaaattaattgagaataaataaaaaaaaaatgaacttaaTACTTAAATATCTCGTAACTAATGTGAATCTAtaaaattattgtttcaattgatattattgAATTCACTACTTGTTCGTAAGTTTATCTGAAGGTCTTTCAGCCAAATGTAAATTTATagatttgttgtttgaaaaaaaaaatactgaagaatattataaatgtATTCTATatggaatgaataataatcaagtTGTatctttattttctagaggcaTAACATTCAGAGAGTCATGCAGCATATGTTTAGCTGATTTAAGTGGAAATATATGCTTGACCAAATGCAAGCACACATTCCATAGAAGGTGCTTGCATAAGTGGCTTCGCACATTCCCTGGGACCTCCTGTCCAATGTGCAGAGAACCTCTGACGTTGCCCATACCATACGAGCACATTAAAGATGTGTATACGTTTAAACTTGGTGGGTTAGACAGTGACGAAACAGACCAAGATGAGGAATCTCATGAAGAATCTGCTAACAACGATAATGTCATTGTCGCAGACAATGCCACTACCCAAGGTAATGGCCCTCCTCCATTATTCATCATTACCACTGAAGGTGAGGAATCAGATGAAGAATCGGATGAAGAATCGGACGAAGATCTAGATGACACTACCGATGACCATCCATTATTCATAATTTCCAACGGGGAAGGCACTTTCACGATGTTATTGAATCGAATCAATTAGCAGAGTGAAAGCGGTGGTAATGAATCGAGAATATAAATTGTTAGTCTGCGAAGATTACATGGACCGATATGAAATCAGTGATAATGATGTGTGGTAGAGTGTCTATGAGTTAAAACTCCTGTCAGTTAAGCattttcttatttgaaaaaaaaaaaagaataaaaacggGCCAAtgagaaagaaaaagaattagAAATCGAAATATAAATTGTTActatttgtgtttttttaactTGTATATTTTGtatcattaaataatttatttatatatgagTTTTTTTCTCCCCTTCCTCAGACTATAAGCCagcataaaattaaataaaaatgtaaGTGTTACCATCATCTTAAGAAGaaagaaaatatagaagtgccttatagcatttgttgacatcgctataatattttttttacaaatacgTATAATgaactgcgttgccattctgaggaagaagtaaactttcctccgttctgtggcatagatgttttgcgaatattctgaggatttgggAACAccgttctgttgttgttattgcatgCCACATCTAGAAGTACATTGAGTGTTAACTTCATTTAACTTTTAGGTTTGTAATCtgcgttatttcatacaagtttgtgaattttaagttacatattgataattttaatcatggtaaaaactcgaaaaacatgtTTAGTGTTTAAAACATCCGGAattgaaaacctaacctatctcAGGCAagtcacgttttgagtccataggcgtagtaTTTgcgagatatcgaaaacttaattcgatgctaacatttgtaggtttccttcatTACTTCttaaagaaaaattaaactagctagttttcattttgaaatatgataatttatttatatttccttATTGAGGAACAATTGACTACGTCACTGGAATGTTTACTGTACCTCTAGTTGTAAATTTTGCAGGTTTGATTGTTTTCCTATCACACattatcatcatactgttgcaattgattacaatacaacgctatttacttctgaGGGTACCTCTATCTTTTCTCCGAGGTTAGATATCTTACATACTACGT
This window contains:
- the LOC123683387 gene encoding serine-aspartate repeat-containing protein C-like — encoded protein: MATLWGLYLDCVKRGMTFKENCTICLAQFNGHLSLTKCCHVYHRRCLRKWVRRSHGSSCPICREPLKMNSSLCEEPSNDSNVYELDVGNADEASNDEDTDDEDIDYEDTDYEDTSEEDTSDEDTSDEDTSDEDTDEEDTDAVEDDRDAVTEAKIGQEADQEANIDNDAVEDYREAVTEANIDQEADQEANINQEADQEANIDQEADQEANDDEESDIFEDSEDDDINLIIIIINNRLLATRRRSRSHC
- the LOC123683390 gene encoding putative RING-H2 finger protein ATL61; this encodes MSLLELLMDCKERGITFRESCSICLADLSGNICLTKCKHTFHRRCLHKWLRTFPGTSCPMCREPLTLPIPYEHIKDVYTFKLGGLDSDETDQDEESHEESANNDNVIVADNATTQGNGPPPLFIITTEGEESDEESDEESDEDLDDTTDDHPLFIISNGEGTFTMLLNRIN